The Anolis carolinensis isolate JA03-04 chromosome 2, rAnoCar3.1.pri, whole genome shotgun sequence genome contains the following window.
acaaagggtcagaaaaattctcaaaagcaagctcaatggaggcaacaccatcaaggccataaacacctgggccatacctgtcataagatatactgctggcattataaattggacacaggcggaactggacaatttggacagaaaaacaagaaaactcatgaccattcatcattccctgcacccttgcagtgatgttgactggctatatctgcctagaagatcaggggacagaggactcttacaagtcaaacaagcagtcaaagaagaagaacatgccctggcagaatatgtcaagcaaagtgaagaacctgctttgattgaagtcaaaaatcagaaactcctcaaaacacagcagacaaaaaaccagtacaagaaaaccacactacaaactagagctgacagctggcacaacaaaacactgcatggaaagttccttgacaaaattgaaggaaaagctgacaaggagaagacctggctctggctcacgaatgggaccctgaagaaggagacagaaggcctgatccttgcagcccaggagcaagccatcagaacaaatgcaattaaggccaagattgaaaaatcagctgatgacccaaaatgcagactgtgcaaggaaaccgacgaaaccattgatcataccctcagctgctgtaagaaaatcgcacagacagactacaaacagaggcacaactctgtggcccaaatgattcattggaacttatgcctcaagtaccacctcccagcagcaaagaactggtgggatcacaaacctgcaaaagtattggagaatgatcacgcaaagatactgtgggacttccgaatccagactgacaaagttctggaacacaacacaccagacatcacagttgtggaaaagagcaaggtttggatcattgatgttgccatcccaggtgacagtcgcattgacgaaaaacaataggaaaaactcagccgctatcaggacctcaagattgaacttcaaagactctggcagaaaccagtgcaggtggtcccggtggtgatgggcacactgggtgctgtgccaaaagatctcagccggcatttggaaacaatagacattgacaaaatcaccatctgccaactgcaaaaggccaccctactgggatctgcacacataatcagaaaatacatcacacagtcctagacacttgggaagtgttcgacttgtggttttgcgaaacgaaatccagcatatctatcttgtttgctgtgccatacaacattgttgtgttgataataataataatttatttataccccgccaccatctccccaatggggactcggggcggcttaaatggggccatgcccaaaaccatacaatatgacagaatataaaacaacacatcataacacaatttaacaatacaataaataataacatacattacaacccaaaattcagaaaaagcaataaaaaccagggcaggccacatgaacactaagttaaaactcagtgagaaagacatatgaataaaaccacggggagcagggacataaaatagtggaccAATGAGAATGAGAGCAGAGACAGAGAGGAGAGAGCAAAAATTAAGTTCCAACTGTCATACAGGAGTCATGGAGGAAGGGaatccctcagcctattctaagatAACTAATTTGTCCTCATTGAGGACtagagacttgggcagtgtggggttcaATTCCAAAAGTatcaaagttggtcatattgggtatttgtgcagagagaactacaattaccatcataTTGGGTCAGTCCCCCctcaaaccccaccaatattcaaagttggtcacatAAATCACAGGGAAAAAATCATtaaaggcaaaaagcagccaggcttccaagcagcgaggttattcaatgcaaatcaagctgagcaaacaaggattcccctagaaaAAAAAATAGTCAGGTTTCAaatcagcaaggctattcagttgtATTCCAGATCACCAAACAaggaataactttatttataacccgcacAATGTCCCCAAGGAGACTCGGGGCAGTTTCCAAACAGagcggcaaacattaaatgccacaataaaaacaagaaacaaGCCAATCTCTCATCTTCCTCCCAATTAGGAGCTcaggcattttattttttattttaagaaactCACACAAAAACCACCAGATTTTTTTCTTCACATAATAGCCGCACCTCTTTTTTTCAAGGGAAAAAGTGTGGCTATTATGCAACAAAATATAGTATTTCTTCTTTGCCATATTTCCCACATATATTCAGGGATAAGTCGACTTCTTGTATAAGTGAAGGGCAGTTTTTGAGgccaaagttatggattttgatatgaccaatgGATAAGTCGAGGGCCATTCTATGGGGAGCAAAAAGCACCAATGCTCCTCACTACTTCCCCATCGACACATACAAAAAAGCAAGCAGCAGTGCTGTGGCAAAGAAAGTACCGGGGTTTGATGTTTCATTTAGGTTCTTCTGAGATAGATAAGTCTCATGCCATTCACCCATCTGTTTTTATAAGAGTTAGGGTACAGTATTCATATTTctcaatgaatatatatatttatttattatggtcgatgaccagcaacataaAATGTGCAAGCATCAGAATAACATAGAAACATatgcaattagatattaagaaacacagtgaagaacaaggttaaaacacagtattgaatgtggtagttaaaatgatataaaacatttatatgctaaaatgacaaaggtaaatgctgaagtaaatattaaaacctactaaaaccttggcaacatcttgcaccgacaagctatagctgctgcacaaaagctagcaactttggcagtaattttggggtcttggtctgccaaaagataatcaacataaaaccttacagatctcccgggtaaactttctaaaattggatttataaaatgtttacgaAGGTCTCGGTAAAAAGAGCAGTACAACAAGACATGCTCCACAGTTTCCACTGCCTCAGTGGTACTTTGTTACTCAATAAATAAGTCTACTCAAGAGTTTCAGATTTGCCTTTTAAACAAAAATTTCTGTGTACATAGGATATCATTCGTTATTCCAGAACTACATATTGTGTCAGGAAGACTTTGGGCGAAGTTCTCTCAACGCTCTAAGCGTTTTGGTTTCTTTCCTTATGTGGATTCTTTGGTGGGAGATAAGAGCCGATTTCTTGAAAATGCTCcttccgcactccaggcatgtgcatgtatatattttctctttctctttctatttcATGTGAGTTTTTTCATGCTTAGTCACACTTCTTCTCACATGGAAGCTGGTTCCACACTGCacacatttatatggtttctccccggtgtgggtTCTTGTATGTCGGATAAGGCCTTTTTTTGCACTGTAGAACCTTCCACATTCTAGACATTTGTATGGTGTCTCTCCGGTGTGGGTTCTAATATGCACATTAAGGCGCCCTTTCTCatggaagctccttccacactccaagcatttatatggtttctctcctgtgtggactcttcTGTGCACTATAAGGTTTGAACGTACAATGAAGGTTTTTCCACAATCCACACATctaaatggtttctctcctgcaTGGGTTTTTGTATGCATATCAAGGTAACTGCGCTCACTGAAGCTTTCCTCACAccatatgcatttatatggctttacTTCCATGCGGGGAAATTGATAGGTAATAAGATATGCGGTGGTCTGCAAGCTCTTAGCACACTCCAAACCTATGCCCGATTGCTTCTCTGCGTGGCTTTGTCCATGTGCATCAAGGAGACTGGCAGAATGGAAGTGCTCTCCGCATTCCAAACATTTGTAAAATGTCTCTCCTCCGTGATGTGTTTCATGTCGAATAAGCTCTAGACTCCCGTGAAAACCTTCTCCACACTCCCAGCACTTGTACGGGTTCTCCCCAGGGTGCGTTCCTTGATGTGATAGGAGTTCATCTTTCCGCCAGAAACTCTggtcacactccaggcatttatacagTTTCTCCCTATTAAGGTTTTTTTTATGTGCAACAATGCAACCGTATGAATTAAACTGCTTTCCGCACCCTAAACACTGATATAGCTTATCCATAGTGCAAATTATTTGAGATCTATGCGTATTCATGCAGAAGGTCTTTTCACACTCCGCACATCCCCGTGCTTTCTCTTCATTTAACTGGGAAAGGATTGATGGACAAAGCGCgtttttctctgcttgctctctcATCCCTgctcctttcccctcctcctgTCGATGTTGCGAGTTTTCAACCTGTGCATCAGgcattttctcctccttctcactCTTCCTCCCATCTCTGCCTGGAACATAAAGAAAAAGGAATTTGTCAATAGAAAGCTAACATCACGGCCTCTGGCTTCAGCCTCCTTCCCAAAACTTGCAGCACTACTGCTGttcgacaccacttcaactgccatggctcaatgctgtgaaatctcaGGAGTTGTAGTGTGACAAGAACCTCCCCTGCCAAAGTGTGATTCTAtcacaccaaactgcaactcccaggattccgcagcactgagccataacagctaaagtgatgtcaaactgcattaatgctacagggtCGATGCACCCTTGGTGAGCTGTtggatcaggcctgggcaaacttcaggtggtgtggacttcaactcccacaattcctaacaggctgttagtgattgtgagagttaaagtccaaaacacctggagggccatagtttgtccatgcctgcattAGATCCTTCTTGATGTTGTGTTTCCATAGTCATAGACTAATGCTCAAACCTGAACAACACACTGGCTTATTGTATGTATAAACATTTAATTTCATGACTGTACATGGCATTGTACAATCATACAAAATCTGCCAAAGGATTTGTAAGGATCAATATTCATTTCTGCAGATGTTTTGAGGACACTTCTCAAGCCATTacttggtcctccagtgcaattctattggATGATTCAGCCTGAAGCCCAGTAATGGGCTCATTTTAGATAAGAAAAATAGGATTTCAGGTCACAAGCAGTCCCAAGTTACATACACCTGATAttcaaattactcatagttaagaacagggatgagataATAGGAAATTAGAGGAAcctgcccctaggaagggaaattcactcctgaatgaGTTGTCATTGGGAAAATgtatctcagctgaagctttatcttCAAATCCAAtgttcacagggacagaaagtgaggtgaaatcttctgaacagggacacattgccttatgctggaaggaccagaagaaatgggacattaaaaaaagatataaatatttagcagactacctcctccaagactacattaACGAAAAGAAAAGTTATTATAGAATGGGCCAAATCAGAAAGAcgtgggaggcaaaatggaaagacttactttacagaataaaggggaaagacaaatataaggaTTAAACAAGATTAGCCACATGATCGAacaatcgtaataaatacagaaaatttGTTATCTGttcccggggaggggagggagaagaaTGTAAACgtgtgttaccaatggaaaatgttctgaatgtttgtataattttatgtagcactatttacaataaaaatatctatctttaaaaaacagggacacagacagcagaacaaacaccacagcggtgttaacccttccctgtgcaatacaaaatttataaatattaatatagatagatagatagatagatagatagatagatagacagacagacagacagacagacagaccgatAGGCTGGAGGTACATTAGAAATGTATGTGTtctgacatacaaattcaacttaaaaacaaagctacagaatctatcttgttcataacttggggactgcctgcatatgcAAAAATTATATTACATGAAGGATCCTAGAAAGGATCCCTTGTATAATCTTAAGTCAAATCAAAACGAAGCTAAATAGTTGAAAGGAGGAGCTCTGTATCAAATTCTACATTTTCCCCAGTGTAATCCATTCTCAGCCATACTCCTTCCTTAACCTAGGGAAAGGGAGATGGAAATGGAAGAACTCAAGATACCtgaagaagagggaggaagaggaagcaggctccACTCGTTTTCGCTCAGCACCGTTGCGCTCCCGTTGCCCTCCTCCTTCACCACCCACCGGAGGAGTGGCCCCTCCTTGATGTCCAAGACAACCTCATTGGCCTCTCCTGCCGGCTTTGCTTGGCCTTGTCCTGGTTGTACATCGGGGCCAAGAGTGTCCTCCACGGGGGTCTTCTTCCCAGCAATGACCCAGGGTCCTCCACAGCTACTCCCAGTAGGAGTGACCTCAAGGCCTTCTCCTGGTTCCTCTTTTATCGCTGACTTGTTGGAGGAGGAATTCAAGAGCACACAAAGCCAACACATTGTCCTCTGTGAAGGAACCTTTGAGGCTGGTTTGTTGTTCTAGCTGGATCTTCTCCCTGGAGGGAAATGAGGCAAATGATAACAAAACATATTCTGGCAGTGAAAGCAGGATCAAGCGACATCCATTCTACAGTACAGAGGTACACCCAAGCCCAAAAAGCAATGTACTATAATTACAATcatccctccatatccatggataccACCATTCCAAAATGTTAAAGCAACAGCAGCGGTAGTTCAAAAGCTTCTTCTGTCAGCAGTAGAgcaattggggttgttgtatgttttccgggctgtatggccatgttccagaagcattccctcctgacgtttcgcccacatctatggcaggcatcctcagaggttgtgaggtatacctcacaactttatacctcacaacctctgaggatgcctgtcatagatgtgggcaaaacgtcaggagagaatacttctggaacatagccaggcaGTCCGGGAAACATATAACAACCTGATCATCctcctttgggcccttccacacacccagAATATAGAGGCAGAAgatccaacattatctgctttgaataggaatatatggcagtgtggactcagataacccagttcaaagcagatattgtggtgttttctgccttgattttctgggatatagggcagcatgGAACGGCTCCTAGAAGCAGGTGAAACAGCAGCGGGAGTTCAGAAGCTTCTAGTTCCAGGAGTAGAGCGATTGAGCTTCAGCAATTCAGGAGCTGAGTCAAGCGGAAAAGGTTACGGAAGACTGGATTCAAAGAATTGCATAACTAGATAGGAAAGTAAATGCATGACCTGTCTATCTATATAGCTCACAGCACacatcttgcctctctccatgctcacaggagaagaacaaaagGGAGAACTCTACTCCTTGCCAGATGCTACTACtgcatactactcccttgttaagccagctccactggttgccgatatgctaccgagcccaattcaaagtgctggtcttggcctacaaagccctaaacggttctggtccaatttacctgtccgaacgtatcttcccctatgagcccacaagaaccttaagatcatctggagaggctctgctctcggtcccacctgcctcacaggcacggcgggtggggacaagagacagggccttctcggtggtggctccccggctgtggaattccctccccagtgacattcggcaggccccatcccttttggggttcagaaaaaaactgacctggctatgtacgcaggcatttgaagaataagcatgtgttggcttcgacgcggtctgaattacggctcttgtattacgtctggtggatgaatggcataagcactttgcattgttttaaactttgtgtattgtattttatgactattttatgactattttatgactgttttaactgttttaatcattttagtttattgtatatcagtgtaacggcatcaattgccacttgtaagccgccctgagtcccctcgggtgagaagggcgggatataaataattgaaataaataaataaataaataaataatgctcatTGTaaagaggtgaggcagggaaggaatctttttatatcaattatgttattatatatttaacagagcccccagatggcgtagtggactaagtgacttgaaggttgggttgctgacctgaaagctgccaggttcgaatcccacccggggaaagtgcggatgagctccctctatcagctccagctccatgcagggacatgagagaagcctcccacaaggatggtaaaaacatcaaaacatccgggcgtcccctgggcaacgtccttgcagacggccaattctctcactccagaagcaactccagttgctcctgacacgatatatatatatattcgctgccaccaattatatatATGCTTTACTCAGCTgtggccaccaattgtggaggtGTCAGGCAGAAGATAActtattctttttaatctttctttaCTTATTTCTCTTTTGATGGTATCGTGACTTAGTTtgaatatgagtgtgacagagacttcgatggtttaaagaacaaaaacaagtttattacatgtacaaagcttatggtttcAATAATCTGTTTCTCagagttaaactttcttaatctgttgcaaatataacttatgaggaatacactttcaaaatacttgctTTTCTCAGAACTAGactataaaccaggggtcctcaaaccttttaagtggagggctggttcatggtccctcagattgttgaggggccgaattatcatttgggaaaaaaaaaaacgagcaaattcctatgctcactgcacatgtcttatttgtagtgcaaaaaaacaaaacaaaaaaacctaacaAAACTAGcaaaaattacttatttatttattacatttctaccccaccctctcttacctcgaaggggactcagagcggcttacaagttgtatgtacatacaatatattatattattagcatagcacaatattagcattatatattactatattgcactataccactatagcgtaatattattagtaatattacatttaatatataatatataattaatattatattatacaatattattatattgtattattattattattattagccgccctgagtcccctattgggtga
Protein-coding sequences here:
- the LOC100556698 gene encoding zinc finger protein 664, translating into MCWLCVLLNSSSNKSAIKEEPGEGLEVTPTGSSCGGPWVIAGKKTPVEDTLGPDVQPGQGQAKPAGEANEVVLDIKEGPLLRWVVKEEGNGSATVLSENEWSLLPLPPSSSGRDGRKSEKEEKMPDAQVENSQHRQEEGKGAGMREQAEKNALCPSILSQLNEEKARGCAECEKTFCMNTHRSQIICTMDKLYQCLGCGKQFNSYGCIVAHKKNLNREKLYKCLECDQSFWRKDELLSHQGTHPGENPYKCWECGEGFHGSLELIRHETHHGGETFYKCLECGEHFHSASLLDAHGQSHAEKQSGIGLECAKSLQTTAYLITYQFPRMEVKPYKCIWCEESFSERSYLDMHTKTHAGEKPFRCVDCGKTFIVRSNLIVHRRVHTGEKPYKCLECGRSFHEKGRLNVHIRTHTGETPYKCLECGRFYSAKKGLIRHTRTHTGEKPYKCVQCGTSFHVRRSVTKHEKTHMK